One segment of Nyctibius grandis isolate bNycGra1 chromosome 11, bNycGra1.pri, whole genome shotgun sequence DNA contains the following:
- the LOC137668781 gene encoding dual oxidase maturation factor 1-like produces MTLWNGSFPFYPGANACFPFDTTRAVIISIFLSILATFIIILPGIRGRGRLFWFLRVVMGLFVGAVVLTIQFTRDWETGWVTANTSYKSFSCALVNVDIGLHIGLGGVNVTLVGNPVNQVNETINYNEHFAWSFGADYDQSYGEGLEKGLPSPILYVAEKFTTQSPCSVHRQYRISGHYASLTLWMAFCMWLLSILLFSMPILLYGSYMLLLTAALMLFSLLFFFTARNTPKCPIQFGPTSLKTDYGGSFWLTLATGLLCLLLGLGIIILNSVQPEKLKLLFNLDEGKGEEEEEWDKSYLPAEPSSSAQDVLMVPLGELCEVTATRL; encoded by the exons ATGACGCTGTGGAATGGCTCCTTCCCCTTCTACCCTGGCGCCAATGCATGCTTTCCCTTTGATACCACCCGGGCCGTCATCATCTCCATCTTCCTCTCCATATTGGCCACTTTCATCATCATCCTGCCAGGGATCCGGGGCAGGGGG CGACTCTTCTGGTTCCTGCGGGTGGTGATGGGCCTCTTCGTGGGAGCGGTGGTCCTCA CCATACAGTTCACCAGGGACTGGGAGACAGGCTGGGTGACAGCAAACACCTCCTACAAGTCCTTCAGCTGTGCCCTAGTGAACGTGGACATTGGGCTGCACATTGGCCTGGGCGGGGTGAACGTCACACTGGTGG GAAACCCAGTGAATCAGGTCAATGAGACCATCAACTACAACGAGCACTTTGCCTGGAGCTTCGGTGCAGACTATGACCAGAGCTACGGTGAAGGGCTggagaaggggctgcccagccccaTCCTCTACGTGGCAGAGAAGTTCACCACGCAAAGCCCCTGCAGCGTACACAGGCAATACCGCATCTCCGGCCACTATGCGTCCCTCACACTGTG GATGGCCTTTTGCATGTGGCTCCTTTCCATCCTATTGTTCTCCATGCCCATCCTGCTCTACGGCAGTTACATGCTCCTGCTCACTGCTGCGCTCATGCTCTTCTCACTGCTCTTCTTCTTCACTGCGAGGAACACTCCGAAGTGTCCCATCCAGTTTGGCCCAACTTCCCTGAAAACAGACTATGGAGGATCCTTTTGGCTGACATTAGCGACAG ggctgctgtgcctgctgctgggcttgGGCATCATCATTCTGAACTCTGTGCAGCCAGAGAAGCTGAAGCTTCTCTTTAacctggatgagggaaagggagaagaagaggaggagtgGGACAAGTCCTACCTGCCTGCTgagcccagctcctctgcacaGGATGTGCTGATGGTCCCCCTGGGTGAGCTTTGCGAGGTGACAGCCACCCGGCTGTAA
- the DUOXA2 gene encoding dual oxidase maturation factor 2 yields MTLFDGIYPFYPQQRKAFVFDVSTIIVIVVFLTFACSFLLIIPGIRGRARLYWTLRVLLSLLVGVVIVAVQFTGDWETGWVKANTSYKSFSSALVNADVGLHVGLAGVNVTLMGNPVNQVNETINYNEHFAWSFDADYDHSYSEGLERGLPSPILYVAEKFTTQSPCSMHRQYRISGHYASATLWVAFCTWLISNMLFSMPVLVYGGYMLMVTGAFMIFSLLSFSTVRSSLICPIQFGTAILHTGYGGSFWLTLAIGLFCLVAGITVVALHFFNLDLLKTFFDLREDKAEEYQMTEVHVNPHFVNEELPPSHPSKLNPNGI; encoded by the exons ATGACTCTCTTTGATGGCATCTACCCCTTCTACCCGCAGCAGAGGAAGGCCTTCGTGTTTGACGTCAGCACCATCATAGTGATCGTGGTCTTCCTAACGTTCGCTTGCAGCTTCCTGCTCATCATCCCGGGCATCCGCGGACGGGCG AGGCTGTACTGGACGCTCCGGGTTCTCCTCAGCCTCCTCGTGGGAGTGGTGATAGTCG CTGTCCAGTTCACGGGGGACTGGGAGACCGGCTGGGTGAAGGCAAACACCTCCTACAAGTCCTTCAGCAGTGCCCTGGTGAACGCGGATGTCGGGCTGCACGTTGGCCTGGCAGGGGTGAATGTCACGCTCATGG GAAACCCAGTGAATCAGGTCAACGAGACCATCAACTACAACGAGCACTTTGCCTGGAGCTTCGATGCAGACTACGACCACAGCTACAGTGAAGGGCTGGAGAGGGGcctgcccagccccatcctCTACGTGGCGGAGAAGTTCACCACGCAAAGCCCCTGCAGCATGCACAGGCAGTACCGCATCTCCGGCCACTACGCATCGGCCACTCTCTG GGTGGCCTTTTGCACTTGGCTCATCTCCAACATGCTCTTCTCCATGCCCGTCCTAGTCTATGGAGGCTACATGCTGATGGTCACAGGGGCCTTCATGATCTTTTCATTGCTCTCGTTCTCCACTGTGAGGAGCTCCCTGATCTGCCCCATCCAGTTTGGGACTGCAATCCTGCACACAGGCTATGGGGGATCTTTCTGGCTCACGCTAGCGATCG GCTTGTTTTGTCTTGTGGCTGGGATCACTGTTGTCGCACTGCACTTCTTCAACTTGGACCTACTGAAAACTTTCTTTGATCTCCGTGAGGACAAAGCAGAGGAGTACCAGATGACTGAAGTGCACGTCAACCCTCATTTTGTGAATGAAGAACTGCCTCCTTCTCATCCCTCCAAACTCAACCCCAATGGCATCTAG